Proteins from a genomic interval of Ralstonia wenshanensis:
- a CDS encoding TolC family outer membrane protein: protein MAARGSLVVLCCSMMPMFAWAQSQSNTPAATDLLSAYRAALANDPQFASARAQSLAQREKLTQGRAGLLPQIGGAWSSTRVIFDQTAPAEFNKTFSSTGWTLSLSQPLFHWDRWETYKQGEIAAQAAEASLAQAQLDLITRTAQAYFDVLNAQDTLQLATAQRDAIQQQYEQARRNFDVGNANITDANDAQARRDAIDASVIAARSDFEIKQSALKQIIGEPVGTLAGVRPGVTIPQPEPASAEPWVDQARSSNLQVALAQYNLQSAERDVKKATAGHLPSVDLVAQTGHTNASGNQYLPSLPGGARFDSSQIGVQVSIPIFAGGAIQSRVRENIALETKAANDLEFARRSAEQGARQAYIGVIAGLAQVKALEAAELSARTAYDSNQLAYGVGVRIGTDVLNSQAQLFQARRDLARARYDTIVNGLRLKSAAGSLSEADVIQVNTLLTANGSSDITALPPASAKPELAKRAGKSAKH from the coding sequence ATGGCCGCGCGCGGTTCGCTTGTTGTGCTGTGCTGTTCGATGATGCCGATGTTCGCGTGGGCGCAGTCCCAATCGAACACGCCGGCTGCGACCGACCTCCTCTCTGCCTATCGCGCCGCGCTGGCCAACGATCCGCAATTCGCATCGGCCCGCGCGCAGTCGCTCGCGCAACGCGAGAAGCTCACGCAAGGCCGCGCCGGCTTACTGCCGCAGATTGGCGGCGCCTGGAGTTCCACGCGCGTCATCTTCGATCAAACCGCTCCAGCCGAATTCAACAAGACGTTCTCATCGACGGGCTGGACGCTGTCGCTGTCGCAGCCGCTCTTCCACTGGGACCGCTGGGAAACCTACAAGCAAGGCGAAATTGCCGCGCAGGCCGCCGAGGCCTCGCTCGCGCAAGCGCAGCTCGATCTCATCACGCGTACGGCGCAGGCGTACTTTGACGTGCTCAACGCACAGGACACGCTGCAGCTCGCCACCGCGCAGCGCGATGCGATCCAGCAGCAATACGAACAGGCGCGCCGCAACTTCGACGTCGGCAACGCCAACATCACCGACGCGAACGACGCGCAGGCACGCCGCGATGCCATCGACGCCAGCGTCATCGCCGCACGCAGCGACTTCGAGATCAAGCAATCGGCGCTCAAGCAGATCATCGGAGAGCCCGTTGGCACGCTGGCCGGCGTGCGCCCAGGCGTCACGATCCCCCAACCTGAACCGGCTTCAGCAGAGCCTTGGGTGGACCAAGCGCGCAGCAGCAACCTGCAAGTGGCGCTGGCGCAATACAACCTGCAAAGCGCAGAGCGCGATGTGAAGAAGGCGACCGCAGGCCATCTGCCTTCGGTCGATCTGGTGGCGCAGACCGGTCACACCAATGCCAGCGGTAACCAATATCTGCCATCGCTGCCGGGCGGCGCGCGCTTTGACAGCTCCCAGATTGGCGTGCAGGTGTCGATTCCGATCTTTGCAGGCGGTGCGATCCAGTCGCGCGTGCGTGAAAACATCGCGCTGGAAACCAAGGCCGCAAACGACCTCGAATTCGCCCGCCGCTCTGCCGAGCAGGGCGCACGGCAAGCGTACATCGGCGTAATCGCAGGGCTGGCGCAGGTCAAAGCGTTGGAAGCGGCCGAGCTGTCGGCGCGCACAGCGTACGACTCCAACCAGCTCGCCTATGGTGTGGGCGTGCGCATCGGCACCGACGTGCTGAATTCGCAGGCGCAGCTCTTTCAAGCGCGGCGCGATCTGGCACGCGCGCGTTACGACACCATCGTCAACGGGCTACGGCTGAAGTCCGCCGCCGGCTCGTTAAGCGAGGCTGACGTGATCCAGGTGAACACGCTGCTCACGGCCAATGGCTCAAGCGATATCACCGCGTTGCCGCCGGCAAGCGCCAAACCCGAACTGGCGAAACGTGCCGGCAAATCGGCCAAACACTGA
- a CDS encoding rhodanese-like domain-containing protein: MQQLAPTALAQWLADASRAKPVLLDVRWTEELEICAIPGITHIPMDQIPARAGELNADQDIVCICHHGGRSAQVAQYLITQGGFDAARVYNLQGGVHAWAHQVDPQMATY; the protein is encoded by the coding sequence ATGCAACAGCTCGCTCCCACCGCCCTCGCCCAATGGCTCGCCGACGCATCGCGCGCGAAGCCCGTCCTGCTCGACGTGCGCTGGACGGAGGAGTTGGAGATCTGTGCCATTCCCGGCATTACGCACATTCCGATGGACCAGATTCCGGCGCGTGCCGGCGAGCTGAATGCTGACCAAGACATCGTCTGCATCTGCCATCACGGCGGACGCAGCGCGCAGGTTGCGCAGTATCTGATCACGCAAGGTGGCTTTGATGCCGCGCGTGTCTACAACCTGCAAGGCGGCGTCCATGCCTGGGCTCACCAGGTGGATCCGCAGATGGCGACGTACTGA
- a CDS encoding protein-L-isoaspartate O-methyltransferase family protein: MDIEKSRFNMIEQQIRPWDVLDTDVLDLLSVVKREHYVPEAYRALAFVDMEIPLAGGQNMLAPRVEARVLQELAVRKHEDVLEVGAGSGYMAALLAHRGRQVTTLDIVPELVAFARDNLSRNGVTNVDVVEASGAQGWGDGLYDVICVSGSVPAVPEALLKQLKVGGRLSIFVGGAPVMEAQLITRISNTEYQTRNLFETYVAPLVGVPAPSLFRF, encoded by the coding sequence ATGGACATCGAAAAATCCCGGTTCAACATGATCGAGCAGCAAATCCGTCCTTGGGACGTGCTCGATACCGACGTTCTCGACCTGCTCAGCGTCGTCAAGCGCGAACACTACGTGCCCGAGGCCTACCGCGCGCTGGCCTTCGTCGACATGGAAATCCCGCTGGCCGGCGGCCAGAACATGCTGGCCCCGCGCGTGGAAGCCCGCGTGCTGCAAGAGCTGGCCGTGCGCAAGCACGAAGACGTGCTGGAAGTCGGCGCGGGCTCTGGCTATATGGCTGCCCTGCTCGCCCATCGCGGCCGCCAGGTCACCACGCTCGACATCGTGCCGGAGCTTGTCGCCTTCGCTCGCGACAACCTTTCGCGCAACGGCGTCACCAACGTCGACGTGGTCGAAGCCAGCGGCGCACAAGGCTGGGGCGATGGCCTCTATGACGTCATCTGCGTCTCGGGCTCGGTGCCCGCCGTGCCTGAAGCGCTGCTCAAGCAGCTCAAAGTTGGGGGTCGCCTGTCGATCTTCGTGGGTGGCGCACCGGTCATGGAAGCACAACTGATCACGCGCATCTCGAACACCGAATATCAGACGCGCAACCTGTTCGAGACGTACGTGGCGCCGCTGGTGGGCGTTCCCGCACCGTCGCTTTTCCGCTTCTGA
- a CDS encoding TetR/AcrR family transcriptional regulator yields MTDQDSESSSKRWTRRKEARPQELVAAALNLFVARGYAATRLEDVASAAGVSKGTVYLYFANKEELFKAVVQENLVPALAEGEALIDSFDGTSEALLHEILMGWWELIGESPASGLTKLLMAESGNFPDLAQYYHEEVIERCDRLFARILERGMARGEFRDVDIDLTTLTMVAPMIFLMMWKHSFGPCSHRALEPKAFIAHVVSLLLHGVLRNPVTGAVIPPPPALTAQPWRTLPEAGGNPDKGASS; encoded by the coding sequence GTGACTGATCAAGATTCCGAGTCTTCCTCCAAACGCTGGACGCGCCGCAAAGAGGCCCGCCCCCAGGAACTGGTCGCCGCCGCGCTGAACCTGTTCGTGGCGCGTGGCTATGCGGCCACGCGCCTGGAAGACGTGGCATCGGCCGCCGGCGTGTCCAAGGGCACGGTCTACCTGTATTTCGCCAACAAGGAAGAGCTGTTCAAGGCCGTCGTGCAGGAAAACCTGGTGCCCGCGCTGGCCGAGGGCGAAGCCCTGATTGATAGCTTTGACGGCACCAGCGAAGCGCTGCTGCACGAGATCCTGATGGGCTGGTGGGAGCTGATCGGCGAATCGCCAGCTTCGGGCCTCACCAAACTGCTGATGGCCGAATCGGGCAACTTTCCGGACCTTGCGCAGTACTACCACGAGGAAGTTATTGAGCGCTGCGACCGCCTGTTCGCGCGCATCCTCGAACGCGGCATGGCCCGCGGCGAATTCCGCGACGTCGACATCGACCTCACCACGCTGACCATGGTCGCGCCGATGATCTTCCTGATGATGTGGAAGCACTCGTTCGGCCCGTGCTCGCACCGGGCTCTGGAACCCAAAGCGTTCATCGCTCACGTCGTGTCGCTGTTGCTGCACGGTGTGCTGCGCAATCCGGTGACGGGCGCCGTGATTCCGCCGCCCCCCGCGCTCACTGCGCAACCGTGGCGCACGCTACCCGAAGCTGGCGGCAACCCCGATAAAGGGGCCTCGTCATGA
- a CDS encoding YkgJ family cysteine cluster protein — MDCRPHCGACCIAPSISSPIPGMPNGKPAGVRCAQLDEANGCRIFGQPERPAVCSSLQPEPDMCGGSAVHAMQFLTRLEIATAAH; from the coding sequence ATGGACTGTCGACCTCACTGCGGCGCGTGCTGCATCGCGCCTTCCATCTCCAGCCCCATTCCTGGCATGCCGAACGGCAAGCCGGCCGGCGTGCGCTGCGCGCAACTGGATGAGGCCAACGGTTGTCGTATCTTCGGCCAGCCGGAACGTCCGGCGGTGTGCAGCAGCCTTCAGCCCGAGCCCGACATGTGCGGGGGCTCGGCTGTGCACGCCATGCAGTTTTTGACCCGACTTGAAATCGCTACCGCAGCGCATTGA
- a CDS encoding DUF1439 domain-containing protein — protein sequence MTDSTKPAARSNRIRWWSGAAAVAVAIAVALVACMPTGWTGDGYTFSRGQMQDALARKFPFQRRFLGFFDVTLSNPQVSLDPARNRIAIQADAVVQSGLFRQPLTGPLAVSSGLHYDSPTHSIRLDQPSVDRFDLQNMPGGIGPQISSIGSLIAGQLLSDYAVYTFKPEQLKVAGIAVEPGTITVLPEGVHVQAKRP from the coding sequence ATGACCGACTCCACGAAACCTGCTGCCCGCTCCAACCGCATCCGCTGGTGGTCGGGGGCTGCCGCCGTTGCCGTGGCCATTGCCGTCGCGCTCGTGGCTTGCATGCCGACCGGCTGGACCGGTGACGGCTACACCTTTTCCCGCGGCCAGATGCAAGACGCGCTTGCGCGCAAGTTTCCGTTCCAACGGCGCTTTCTCGGCTTCTTTGACGTGACGCTGTCCAATCCGCAGGTGTCGCTTGACCCCGCGCGCAACCGCATCGCCATCCAGGCAGACGCTGTGGTGCAGAGCGGCCTGTTCCGCCAGCCGCTGACGGGGCCGCTGGCCGTCTCCAGTGGCTTGCATTACGACTCGCCCACGCATTCGATTCGCCTGGATCAGCCCAGCGTCGATCGCTTCGATTTGCAGAACATGCCCGGCGGCATCGGCCCGCAGATCAGTTCGATCGGTTCGTTGATTGCCGGCCAACTGCTCAGCGACTACGCCGTCTACACGTTCAAGCCCGAACAGCTGAAAGTGGCTGGCATTGCCGTGGAGCCCGGTACAATCACGGTTTTGCCCGAAGGCGTGCACGTTCAGGCCAAGCGGCCCTGA
- a CDS encoding undecaprenyl-diphosphate phosphatase, translating into MDIALAIKALILGIVEGLTEFLPISSTGHLILAGQLLDFNDEKGKIFEIVIQFGAILAVCWEFRHKIIDVIKGLPNDPRQQRFAINVIVATIPAITLALIFGKAIKAHLFNPIVVASAFILGGFVILWAEWRERHRGETHDPRANALLEAAKAGAPRIETLDDLRISDAIKVGFAQCFALIPGTSRSGSTIIGGLLFGLSRKVATEFSFFLAIPVIFGATVYELYKSRALLSADDLSIFAVGFVAAFISAFFCVRWLLKFIATHDFRGFAWYRIIFGIIVLVTAYTHLIAWQA; encoded by the coding sequence ATGGATATCGCACTCGCCATCAAAGCGCTGATTCTCGGCATCGTCGAAGGCCTGACCGAGTTCCTCCCCATTTCCAGCACCGGCCATCTGATCCTCGCTGGCCAACTGCTCGACTTCAACGACGAAAAGGGCAAGATCTTCGAGATCGTGATCCAGTTCGGCGCCATCCTGGCGGTGTGCTGGGAGTTCCGTCACAAGATCATCGACGTCATCAAGGGTCTGCCGAATGACCCGCGCCAGCAGCGTTTTGCGATCAACGTGATCGTGGCGACGATTCCCGCGATCACGCTTGCGCTGATCTTCGGCAAGGCCATCAAGGCGCATCTGTTCAACCCGATCGTGGTGGCATCGGCGTTCATCCTCGGGGGCTTCGTGATTTTGTGGGCCGAATGGCGCGAACGTCATCGCGGCGAGACGCACGACCCGCGCGCCAATGCGCTGCTCGAAGCCGCCAAGGCTGGCGCGCCGCGCATTGAAACCCTGGATGACCTGCGCATTTCCGATGCCATCAAGGTGGGCTTCGCGCAGTGCTTCGCGCTGATTCCGGGCACGTCGCGTTCGGGCTCGACCATCATCGGCGGCCTGCTGTTCGGGCTGTCGCGCAAGGTGGCGACGGAGTTCTCCTTCTTCCTGGCGATTCCCGTGATTTTTGGCGCGACGGTGTACGAGCTGTACAAGTCGCGCGCGCTGCTGTCGGCTGACGATCTGTCGATCTTCGCGGTCGGTTTTGTAGCCGCATTCATCTCGGCGTTCTTCTGCGTGCGCTGGCTGCTGAAGTTCATTGCCACGCATGATTTCCGCGGCTTTGCGTGGTACCGGATCATCTTCGGCATCATCGTCCTGGTGACGGCCTATACGCACCTCATCGCCTGGCAAGCCTAA
- a CDS encoding NADH:flavin oxidoreductase/NADH oxidase produces the protein MSALFQPFSLRGLTLENRIVISPMCQYSADNGQATAWHHTHLGSLSLSGAGLLMIEATAVSPEGRITNGCLGLWDDATEAALERTLAAIRQNALVPIGMQIAHAGRKASSARPWEGGALLALDAGGWETMGPSALPQRPEERAPREMSDADLARVRDRFVDTARRAVRLGLSAIELHAAHGYLLHEFLSPIANQRTDAYGGSRENRMRYPLEIFDAVRAVVPDNIPVGVRVSATDWVEGGWTPEDSVAFAQALRARGCDWIDASSGGVSPLQQIPLSTGYQVPFAEKIRHEADIPTIAVGLINEAHEAEAIVAQGRADLVAVGRAFLYNPHWAWAAAAELGATVKAPPQYWRAFPRHAKNLFGDTHFGAR, from the coding sequence ATGAGTGCTCTCTTCCAGCCTTTCTCCCTGCGCGGTCTCACGCTTGAGAACCGCATCGTCATCTCGCCGATGTGCCAGTACTCGGCCGACAACGGCCAAGCCACGGCGTGGCATCACACGCATCTGGGCAGCCTGTCGCTTTCGGGCGCGGGGCTGTTGATGATCGAGGCGACGGCCGTGTCGCCGGAAGGCCGCATCACCAACGGCTGCCTGGGTTTGTGGGACGACGCGACCGAAGCCGCGCTTGAGCGCACGCTGGCTGCCATTCGCCAGAACGCGCTGGTGCCGATCGGCATGCAGATCGCGCACGCGGGCCGCAAGGCTTCGAGCGCTCGGCCTTGGGAAGGCGGCGCATTGTTGGCGCTCGATGCCGGCGGCTGGGAAACGATGGGTCCGTCCGCGTTGCCGCAGCGCCCTGAAGAGCGCGCTCCGCGTGAGATGTCCGATGCGGACCTTGCCCGCGTGCGCGACCGGTTTGTCGACACCGCACGCCGCGCTGTGCGGCTTGGCCTATCGGCCATCGAGCTGCACGCCGCCCATGGCTATCTGCTGCACGAATTCCTGTCGCCGATCGCCAATCAGCGTACCGATGCCTATGGCGGTTCGCGTGAGAACCGCATGCGCTATCCGCTGGAGATCTTTGACGCGGTGCGCGCCGTGGTGCCGGACAACATTCCGGTTGGCGTACGCGTGTCTGCCACCGATTGGGTGGAGGGCGGTTGGACGCCGGAGGATTCGGTGGCTTTTGCGCAGGCACTGCGTGCCCGCGGCTGCGATTGGATCGATGCGTCGTCAGGCGGGGTGTCGCCGCTGCAGCAAATTCCGCTGTCGACCGGCTATCAGGTGCCGTTTGCCGAGAAGATCCGCCATGAAGCGGATATCCCCACCATCGCCGTCGGCCTCATCAACGAGGCGCATGAGGCGGAAGCCATCGTTGCGCAAGGGCGTGCGGACTTGGTCGCTGTCGGCCGGGCGTTCCTCTACAACCCGCACTGGGCTTGGGCGGCGGCCGCTGAATTGGGCGCGACGGTCAAGGCGCCGCCGCAATACTGGCGCGCTTTCCCGCGCCACGCCAAGAACCTCTTCGGCGATACGCATTTCGGCGCACGCTGA
- the trmB gene encoding tRNA (guanosine(46)-N7)-methyltransferase TrmB — translation MQPIEQPGTGPDDITPESQDTNTAEDAETGEQTGHPRRIRSFVRRAGRTSTGQQRAIDELGPRFQLPYTTEPLDWDAAFGRTGAKRIFEIGFGMGETTAHIAQLRPDDDFLGVEVHEPGVGALLKLIGEREIGNIRIVSHDAVEVLAHMIPEGTLDGIHVFFPDPWHKKRHNKRRLIQSPFVARLAAHLKPGGYLHCATDWEEYAHQMLEVLSAEPTLENTAEGFAPRPDYRPVTKFEKRGLRLGHGVWDVVFRKRA, via the coding sequence ATGCAGCCCATCGAACAGCCGGGCACCGGCCCCGACGACATTACGCCGGAATCGCAAGACACCAATACCGCGGAAGACGCTGAAACTGGCGAGCAAACCGGCCACCCGCGCCGCATCCGCTCGTTCGTCCGCCGCGCAGGCCGCACGTCGACCGGTCAGCAACGCGCCATCGATGAGCTTGGCCCACGCTTCCAGTTGCCCTACACCACCGAGCCGCTCGACTGGGACGCCGCCTTCGGCCGCACCGGCGCCAAGCGCATCTTCGAGATCGGCTTCGGCATGGGCGAAACCACCGCGCACATCGCGCAATTGCGTCCGGACGACGATTTTCTAGGCGTGGAAGTGCATGAGCCGGGCGTCGGTGCGCTGCTCAAGCTGATCGGCGAACGCGAGATCGGCAACATCCGCATCGTTTCGCACGATGCCGTGGAAGTGCTGGCGCACATGATTCCGGAAGGCACGCTCGATGGGATTCACGTGTTCTTCCCGGACCCATGGCACAAGAAGCGCCACAACAAGCGACGCCTGATCCAAAGCCCCTTCGTGGCGCGTCTGGCGGCCCACCTGAAGCCCGGCGGCTATCTGCATTGCGCGACGGACTGGGAGGAATACGCCCACCAGATGCTGGAAGTGCTTTCCGCAGAACCGACGCTGGAGAACACCGCCGAGGGCTTCGCGCCGCGCCCCGACTATCGCCCCGTCACCAAGTTCGAGAAACGCGGTCTGCGCCTCGGGCACGGCGTGTGGGACGTGGTCTTCCGCAAGCGGGCCTGA
- a CDS encoding Lrp/AsnC family transcriptional regulator yields the protein MDKKDRQIIAALQKEGRLTNQELSERVNLSPSPCLRRLRLLEDAGIIRGYTAIVDEEAYGLPVTAFVHIRLQQHSREVVSTFENRIRAIDAILDCYVLTGEADYLLRVLVESLQDYEQFVRGQLHAIPGIAAIDTSFAYGVVKRSTVFPAWDENKRSTARRREKPSAR from the coding sequence ATGGATAAGAAAGACAGGCAGATCATCGCCGCCCTTCAAAAAGAAGGCCGACTGACCAACCAGGAGTTGTCGGAGCGGGTGAACCTGTCGCCCTCACCCTGCCTGCGCCGGCTGCGGTTGCTGGAGGACGCGGGCATCATTCGCGGTTACACGGCCATCGTCGATGAAGAGGCATACGGGCTGCCGGTCACGGCATTCGTGCATATTCGTCTGCAGCAGCACTCGCGGGAGGTGGTCTCGACGTTCGAGAACCGCATCCGCGCCATCGACGCGATCCTCGATTGCTATGTGCTGACCGGCGAGGCGGATTACCTGCTGCGCGTGCTGGTGGAAAGCCTGCAGGACTACGAACAGTTCGTGCGCGGGCAATTGCATGCCATCCCGGGCATCGCTGCGATTGATACGAGCTTCGCGTATGGCGTGGTCAAGCGCTCGACGGTGTTTCCTGCGTGGGATGAGAACAAGAGGAGTACTGCGCGGCGGCGTGAAAAGCCATCGGCGCGGTAA
- a CDS encoding DMT family transporter, which translates to MRGSTLTVGVGAQAGRNAFQANPLIGYAAMVLTVLIWAGFALSIRAIGASPLAPADVALIRFGLPTVLLLPFLPSRWPMLRRVKPLSALMVLAGGGVPFFFMASAGGKVTSAAHVAALIAGTTPLSVALIAYVVDRQRIAAARGRAIAIILAGVLLLLVSQSHVSHGVFVGGAALLLLASLLWGSYTLGLRRAGLDAIGCALLLSVPSFLLTALLVGLGVVDSHVGHFTVANAMPFLLAQGLGVGVISSLSYALAIRHLDTPRCSAIGSLAPALACLGAVPLLGESLTLTVACGIAVITAGVVLANRA; encoded by the coding sequence ATGCGTGGTTCGACATTGACGGTGGGCGTGGGAGCGCAGGCGGGGCGAAACGCCTTCCAGGCCAACCCGCTGATCGGGTATGCGGCGATGGTGCTGACGGTGCTCATCTGGGCCGGGTTCGCGCTGTCGATCCGGGCGATTGGCGCGTCGCCGCTGGCGCCTGCCGACGTGGCGCTCATCCGATTCGGCCTGCCGACCGTGTTGCTGTTGCCGTTCCTGCCGTCCCGCTGGCCGATGCTGCGGCGGGTGAAACCGCTCAGCGCGCTGATGGTGTTGGCGGGCGGTGGCGTGCCGTTTTTCTTCATGGCTTCGGCCGGCGGCAAGGTGACATCGGCCGCCCACGTGGCTGCGTTGATTGCGGGTACGACGCCGCTGTCGGTGGCGCTGATCGCGTATGTGGTGGACCGCCAGCGCATCGCGGCGGCACGCGGGCGCGCCATCGCGATCATCCTCGCTGGCGTGCTGCTCCTGCTGGTATCGCAATCGCATGTGTCGCATGGCGTGTTTGTCGGCGGCGCCGCATTGCTGTTGCTGGCGAGTCTGCTCTGGGGCAGCTACACGCTGGGGCTGCGCCGGGCGGGGCTCGATGCCATCGGTTGCGCATTGCTATTGAGCGTGCCGTCCTTCTTGCTGACGGCGCTGCTGGTGGGTCTGGGCGTGGTCGACAGCCATGTCGGGCACTTCACCGTGGCCAACGCCATGCCTTTCCTGCTGGCCCAGGGCCTGGGGGTTGGCGTGATTTCAAGTCTGTCTTATGCGCTGGCGATTCGTCATCTGGATACGCCGCGCTGTTCCGCCATCGGCTCGCTGGCGCCCGCGCTGGCTTGCCTCGGGGCGGTTCCTTTGCTCGGTGAATCGCTGACCCTGACCGTTGCCTGCGGCATTGCCGTGATCACCGCTGGCGTGGTCCTCGCAAACCGCGCGTAG
- a CDS encoding amino acid aminotransferase, whose amino-acid sequence MLATLATVAPDPLWGLTAAFRADPRPDKVDLVVGVYRDDSGQTPVMAAVKAAEERLAAAGASKAYRGLAGNADFNVGLATLLLGKDVGRLSRQHTMQTVGGTGALRLLADFIAVASPGARVWVSDPGYVNHVPIMRAAGLAVDRYRWRAEGGVLDADAMFADLWAARAGDVVLLHGCCHNPTGIDMSMEVWQTVAERCAKQGLIPLVDMAYLGLADGLEQDAAGLRLLVDALDTVLVAASCSKSMGLYCERTGAAMVIGKNRAALQPVGGVLERITRSNYSMPPDHGAAIVAAILGDAALTASWRNELEHMRQRIVGNRRRLDGALASLGAPVALQNLSRHKGMFSMLPLDADAMERLRADHAIYGTQGGRINIAGLAPEQIDRVAGALVAVALDMACALA is encoded by the coding sequence ATGCTCGCAACCCTCGCCACCGTTGCCCCGGACCCGCTGTGGGGGCTGACTGCGGCTTTCCGCGCCGACCCCCGGCCCGACAAGGTTGATCTTGTGGTGGGTGTCTACCGCGATGACAGCGGGCAGACGCCGGTCATGGCCGCAGTGAAGGCCGCCGAGGAGCGCCTCGCCGCCGCGGGTGCCTCCAAGGCTTACCGCGGGTTGGCCGGCAACGCCGATTTCAATGTCGGGTTGGCGACGCTGCTGCTCGGCAAGGACGTAGGTCGCCTGTCGCGCCAGCACACGATGCAGACCGTGGGCGGGACCGGCGCGCTCAGGTTGCTCGCCGACTTCATCGCCGTCGCTTCGCCCGGTGCTCGCGTCTGGGTGTCTGACCCTGGCTACGTCAACCACGTGCCCATCATGCGAGCGGCGGGGCTTGCAGTGGACCGCTACCGCTGGCGCGCCGAAGGCGGGGTGCTGGACGCGGATGCCATGTTCGCGGACCTGTGGGCCGCGCGTGCCGGCGATGTCGTGCTGCTGCATGGTTGCTGCCACAACCCGACGGGCATCGACATGAGCATGGAGGTCTGGCAAACCGTGGCGGAGCGCTGCGCGAAGCAGGGCCTGATCCCGCTGGTCGACATGGCGTATCTGGGTCTCGCCGATGGTCTGGAGCAGGACGCCGCGGGACTGCGGTTGCTCGTCGATGCGCTCGATACGGTGCTGGTGGCGGCAAGCTGCTCGAAGAGCATGGGCCTGTACTGCGAGCGCACCGGCGCGGCGATGGTAATCGGCAAGAACAGGGCAGCCCTGCAGCCGGTTGGCGGCGTGCTGGAGCGCATTACACGTAGCAACTATTCGATGCCGCCGGACCATGGCGCTGCCATCGTGGCTGCCATCCTGGGCGATGCCGCATTGACGGCGTCCTGGCGTAACGAGTTGGAACACATGCGTCAGCGGATCGTTGGCAACCGGCGCCGCCTTGATGGCGCATTGGCCAGTCTGGGCGCTCCCGTTGCGCTACAGAATCTGTCGCGGCACAAGGGCATGTTTTCCATGCTGCCGTTGGATGCCGATGCCATGGAGCGTTTGCGCGCAGATCACGCCATCTATGGCACTCAGGGCGGCCGGATCAATATTGCAGGACTCGCACCGGAGCAGATTGACCGGGTTGCGGGCGCGCTCGTGGCCGTGGCCTTGGATATGGCGTGTGCGTTGGCCTGA